A genomic window from Flavobacterium hankyongi includes:
- a CDS encoding co-chaperone GroES translates to MALNIKPLSDRVIVEPAAAETQTASGIIIPDTAKEKPQKGTVVAVGNGKKDQPMTVQVGDTVLYGKYAGTDLKFEGKDYLIMREEDILAII, encoded by the coding sequence ATGGCATTAAACATTAAACCACTTTCAGACCGCGTTATTGTGGAACCGGCAGCTGCAGAAACTCAAACAGCTTCTGGAATTATTATCCCTGATACAGCCAAAGAAAAACCTCAAAAAGGAACTGTGGTAGCTGTAGGAAACGGAAAAAAAGACCAACCTATGACGGTTCAGGTTGGCGACACTGTTTTATACGGAAAATATGCTGGAACTGATTTAAAATTTGAAGGAAAAGATTATTTAATTATGCGTGAGGAAGATATTTTAGCAATCATCTAA
- a CDS encoding SulP family inorganic anion transporter has protein sequence MTKKINIFGNLGSDLPSGLVVFLVALPLCLGIALASGAPLFAGIISGVVGGIVVGYLSKSHLSVSGPAAGLTAIVLTAITDLGGFNVFLLAVLIAGLLQIALGFLRAGSISNYFPNNVIEGMLAGIGVIIFLKQVPHAFGYDKDYEGDLAFLQPDGQNTFSEIFSVLGNIHLGATIITIISLTILIGWNKVPFLKNLKLVPAALVAVIVGIVVNQIFIASGSSLAVLQDHLVKLPVPTSFDEFKQSFTLPDFTAFTNQKVWIVGITIAVVASIETLLCIEAADRMDKYKRYTDTNVELKAQGIGNMVSALLGGLPMTSVVVRTTANANAGAETKMSAIFHGILLIVCAVAIPSILNMIPLATLAAVLLLVGYKLANPSVIKHFYGRGKYQFIPFIATMLAVVFTDLLKGVALGLIISVIFILKGNMQRAYNFRKEEYQDGDVIHIDLAQEVSFLNKSAIKATLASIPENSKVIINASDTVYIAHDVLDLIKEFKKIRAKEENIKIKLVGFKEAYELENTGEEEKHIYVQHTTK, from the coding sequence ATGACAAAAAAGATAAATATTTTTGGAAACCTAGGTTCTGATTTACCTTCAGGATTAGTGGTTTTCCTTGTAGCTTTGCCTTTATGTTTAGGCATTGCATTGGCGTCTGGGGCGCCTTTATTCGCCGGAATTATTTCAGGAGTTGTAGGAGGAATTGTGGTTGGTTACTTAAGTAAATCACATCTCTCAGTTTCTGGTCCAGCTGCTGGTTTAACAGCAATTGTATTAACAGCTATTACTGATTTAGGAGGCTTTAACGTTTTCTTACTTGCAGTTTTAATTGCGGGCTTATTACAAATTGCTTTAGGATTTTTAAGAGCAGGATCTATTTCAAATTATTTTCCTAATAATGTGATTGAAGGAATGCTTGCAGGTATTGGGGTTATTATATTCCTAAAACAAGTTCCGCACGCTTTTGGTTATGATAAGGATTATGAAGGAGATTTAGCCTTCTTGCAACCTGATGGACAAAATACGTTTTCTGAAATCTTTTCAGTATTAGGAAACATTCACCTGGGAGCGACTATTATTACTATAATTTCTTTGACAATATTAATTGGCTGGAACAAAGTTCCTTTCTTAAAGAATTTGAAGTTAGTTCCTGCTGCATTAGTTGCTGTAATAGTAGGTATTGTTGTTAACCAAATTTTTATAGCTTCTGGATCTTCATTGGCAGTACTCCAAGATCATTTGGTTAAACTACCTGTGCCAACATCTTTCGATGAATTTAAACAAAGTTTTACTCTGCCTGATTTTACAGCTTTCACTAATCAAAAAGTTTGGATTGTTGGAATTACTATTGCTGTAGTGGCATCTATCGAAACATTACTTTGTATTGAAGCAGCAGATAGAATGGACAAATACAAACGCTATACTGATACTAATGTAGAATTAAAAGCACAAGGTATAGGGAATATGGTGAGTGCTTTGTTAGGAGGATTGCCAATGACTTCTGTAGTAGTAAGAACAACTGCAAATGCAAATGCAGGTGCCGAAACTAAAATGTCAGCTATTTTTCATGGTATTTTATTGATAGTTTGTGCTGTGGCAATTCCGTCAATTTTAAATATGATTCCATTGGCAACTCTTGCGGCCGTGCTTTTATTGGTTGGTTATAAATTAGCAAACCCTAGCGTGATTAAGCATTTTTATGGAAGAGGTAAATATCAATTCATTCCTTTCATTGCAACTATGCTGGCAGTAGTTTTTACCGATTTATTAAAAGGAGTTGCTTTAGGATTAATCATCAGTGTGATTTTTATTTTGAAAGGAAACATGCAACGTGCTTATAATTTTAGAAAAGAAGAGTATCAAGATGGTGATGTAATTCATATTGATTTAGCACAAGAAGTTTCTTTCTTGAACAAATCAGCTATCAAAGCAACTTTGGCATCAATTCCAGAAAATTCAAAAGTAATTATAAATGCTTCAGATACAGTGTATATAGCTCATGATGTTCTAGATTTGATAAAAGAATTTAAAAAGATTCGTGCCAAAGAAGAGAATATAAAGATTAAATTAGTGGGCTTTAAAGAGGCTTACGAATTAGAAAATACTGGAGAAGAAGAAAAGCACATTTACGTACAACACACAACAAAATAA
- a CDS encoding DUF2490 domain-containing protein — MYKIIRLRAIVLFLMMFSSSYSQQISNNTNVWLHYSGKNKFSEKLSLTLEASLRFANGFSEKQQWFIRPSLDYQFSKSFVASIGYTYYDTYVYGEIPMNKLTTPEHHAWIQGVFTHNLRDFKLTHRLRDESRFVGIATVNNQGDLEISNFEYRNRLRYMFLVNHPLIKKNDKTKLFALAGDEVFVNLGVKDAKTAVQQNRIIAGFGYNFNPNHQIQLSYIHQNIWNLKNTLVEDNLTIRISYITNFDWYKKEE; from the coding sequence ATGTATAAGATTATTAGATTAAGAGCAATAGTTCTTTTTTTAATGATGTTCAGTTCTAGTTATTCTCAACAAATTTCAAATAATACTAATGTTTGGCTACATTATTCAGGAAAGAATAAATTTTCTGAAAAGTTATCACTTACATTAGAAGCCTCATTGAGGTTTGCCAATGGTTTTTCAGAAAAGCAACAATGGTTTATACGGCCATCGTTAGATTATCAGTTTTCAAAATCATTTGTAGCAAGTATAGGGTATACGTATTATGATACCTATGTTTATGGAGAAATTCCAATGAATAAATTAACTACGCCTGAGCATCATGCTTGGATTCAAGGAGTATTTACTCATAATTTGAGGGATTTTAAATTAACGCACCGATTAAGAGACGAAAGTAGATTTGTTGGTATTGCAACAGTAAACAACCAAGGTGATTTAGAAATTTCAAATTTTGAATATAGAAATCGCCTTCGTTATATGTTTTTGGTTAATCATCCATTAATCAAAAAAAATGATAAGACGAAGCTGTTTGCTTTAGCAGGGGATGAAGTTTTTGTGAATTTAGGGGTAAAAGATGCTAAAACAGCAGTACAACAAAACAGAATTATTGCCGGTTTTGGATATAATTTTAATCCAAATCATCAGATTCAGTTGAGTTACATTCATCAAAACATTTGGAATTTAAAAAATACTTTAGTAGAGGATAACCTAACAATTAGAATATCATACATCACCAATTTTGATTGGTACAAGAAGGAAGAATAA
- a CDS encoding DedA family protein — translation MNDFNWLQLLNPEFYILLEFGGIKIGLLVVLFIVFAETGLLAGFFLPGDSLLFLAGIYSETLMQQISLGNDFLNVTVFALMVSIMGILGNMAGYWFGAKSGTYLYNRKDSFLFKKKYLYQAKEFFEKYGNRAIVFARFLPIVRTFAPVIAGIVSMDKKKFMFYNIIGSFLWSYSMIFSGHYLHQFFLDQYNIDLKHYIEYIVLIIVAFTTFPVLWKIFKKRVHIE, via the coding sequence ATGAACGATTTCAATTGGTTACAATTACTTAATCCAGAGTTTTATATCTTATTAGAATTTGGAGGAATTAAAATAGGTTTACTAGTTGTTTTATTTATAGTTTTTGCCGAAACAGGATTGCTTGCCGGATTCTTTTTACCTGGAGACAGTTTATTGTTTTTAGCTGGAATTTACAGCGAGACTTTAATGCAACAAATTTCTTTAGGAAATGATTTCTTAAATGTTACTGTGTTTGCACTAATGGTTTCAATCATGGGGATTTTAGGTAATATGGCTGGGTACTGGTTTGGAGCTAAAAGCGGGACTTATCTTTATAATCGAAAAGATTCGTTTTTGTTTAAAAAGAAGTATTTATATCAAGCGAAAGAGTTCTTTGAAAAGTACGGTAATAGAGCTATTGTTTTTGCCCGATTTTTACCTATCGTAAGAACATTTGCACCAGTTATCGCTGGGATTGTATCAATGGACAAAAAGAAATTCATGTTCTATAATATTATAGGTTCTTTTTTATGGTCATATTCCATGATTTTTTCTGGTCACTATTTGCACCAATTCTTTTTAGATCAGTATAATATCGATTTAAAACACTATATCGAGTATATTGTTTTAATTATTGTGGCATTTACTACGTTTCCAGTACTTTGGAAAATTTTTAAAAAACGAGTACACATCGAATAA
- a CDS encoding heavy-metal-associated domain-containing protein: MKNIILVVMLMIGLTSFAQEKKNKNAKYNIEVNGNCEMCKKRIEKAAFSVPGVKSATWHNDDHMLHLIVNEEKCDISNIEKAIAKVGHDTKNVKATNEDYDKLHGCCQYERIK, translated from the coding sequence ATGAAAAATATAATTTTAGTAGTGATGTTGATGATTGGTTTGACATCATTTGCACAAGAGAAAAAAAATAAAAATGCTAAGTATAACATTGAAGTAAATGGGAACTGTGAAATGTGTAAAAAACGTATTGAAAAAGCTGCTTTTTCTGTACCTGGAGTAAAAAGTGCTACATGGCATAATGATGATCATATGCTTCATTTGATTGTTAATGAAGAAAAATGCGACATAAGCAATATAGAAAAAGCTATTGCAAAAGTAGGTCACGATACAAAAAATGTAAAAGCGACAAATGAAGATTATGATAAGCTTCACGGTTGTTGCCAATACGAAAGAATCAAATAG
- the groL gene encoding chaperonin GroEL (60 kDa chaperone family; promotes refolding of misfolded polypeptides especially under stressful conditions; forms two stacked rings of heptamers to form a barrel-shaped 14mer; ends can be capped by GroES; misfolded proteins enter the barrel where they are refolded when GroES binds): MAKDIKFDIEARDGLKRGVDALANAVKVTLGPKGRNVIISKSFGAPHVTKDGVSVAKEVELKDTLENMGAQMVKEVASKTNDLAGDGTTTATVLAQAIVKEGLKNVAAGANPMDLKRGIDKAVEAIVTDLGKQAKEVGSSTDKIKQVASISANNDDVIGDLIATAFGKVGKEGVITVEEAKGTDTYVDVVEGMQFDRGYLSPYFVTNTEKMEVELERPYILLYDKKVSSLKELLPILEPVAQSSKPLLIIAEDVDGEALSTLVVNKLRGALKIAAVKAPGFGDRRKAMLEDIAILTGGTVISEESGYTLENATLEMLGTAEKVAIDKDNTTLVNGAGENEMIKNRVNQIKAQMESTTSDYDREKLQERLAKLAGGVAVLYVGAASEVEMKEKKDRVDDALHATRAAVEEGIVAGGGVALLRAKSALANIKTENADEATGVQIVSRAIESPLRTIVENAGLEGSVVVAKVAEGKDNFGYNAKTDEYVDMLEAGIIDPKKVTRVALENAASVSGMILTTECALIDIKEDAPAGMPMGGGMPGMM, translated from the coding sequence ATGGCAAAAGATATAAAATTTGATATTGAAGCACGTGACGGATTAAAACGCGGTGTAGATGCATTAGCTAATGCAGTAAAAGTAACATTAGGACCTAAAGGACGTAACGTTATTATCTCTAAATCTTTTGGAGCACCTCATGTAACTAAAGATGGTGTTTCTGTGGCTAAAGAAGTAGAATTGAAAGACACTCTTGAAAACATGGGTGCGCAAATGGTAAAAGAAGTAGCGTCAAAAACCAACGATTTAGCGGGTGACGGAACTACAACGGCTACTGTTTTAGCACAAGCTATTGTTAAAGAAGGATTGAAAAATGTTGCCGCTGGTGCAAATCCAATGGATCTAAAACGTGGTATCGACAAAGCTGTTGAGGCTATCGTTACAGATCTTGGCAAACAAGCTAAAGAAGTAGGTTCTTCTACCGATAAGATCAAACAAGTAGCTTCAATTTCTGCTAATAACGATGATGTAATTGGTGATTTAATTGCTACTGCTTTTGGTAAAGTAGGAAAAGAAGGGGTAATCACTGTGGAAGAAGCAAAAGGTACAGATACTTACGTTGACGTTGTTGAAGGCATGCAGTTTGACAGAGGATATTTATCTCCTTACTTCGTTACTAATACTGAAAAAATGGAGGTTGAATTAGAAAGACCTTACATTTTATTATACGACAAAAAAGTGTCTTCGTTAAAAGAATTATTACCAATTCTTGAACCAGTTGCACAATCAAGCAAACCACTATTAATTATTGCTGAAGATGTTGATGGTGAAGCATTATCTACCTTAGTAGTAAACAAATTACGTGGTGCCTTAAAAATTGCTGCGGTTAAAGCACCAGGCTTTGGTGATAGAAGAAAAGCTATGCTAGAAGACATCGCTATTTTGACTGGTGGTACTGTAATTTCTGAAGAAAGCGGTTACACTCTTGAAAACGCTACATTAGAAATGTTAGGAACTGCTGAAAAAGTTGCTATCGACAAAGACAATACAACTCTAGTAAATGGCGCTGGTGAAAACGAAATGATCAAAAATCGTGTAAACCAAATCAAAGCACAAATGGAGTCAACTACTTCAGATTATGACCGTGAAAAACTACAAGAACGTTTGGCTAAACTAGCTGGTGGTGTTGCTGTTCTTTATGTTGGTGCTGCTTCTGAAGTGGAAATGAAAGAGAAAAAAGACCGTGTAGATGATGCTTTACATGCTACTCGCGCAGCGGTTGAAGAAGGTATCGTTGCTGGTGGCGGTGTCGCTTTATTACGCGCCAAATCTGCTTTAGCCAATATCAAAACTGAAAATGCAGACGAAGCTACTGGAGTACAAATCGTTTCTCGCGCTATCGAATCTCCTTTGAGAACTATTGTTGAAAATGCTGGTTTAGAAGGTTCTGTAGTAGTGGCAAAAGTAGCGGAAGGCAAAGACAACTTTGGTTACAACGCCAAAACGGATGAGTATGTAGACATGCTTGAAGCGGGAATCATTGATCCTAAAAAAGTAACGCGTGTAGCTTTAGAAAATGCTGCATCAGTTTCTGGGATGATTCTAACTACAGAGTGTGCTTTAATCGACATTAAAGAAGATGCTCCTGCAGGAATGCCAATGGGTGGCGGAATGCCAGGAATGATGTAA
- a CDS encoding STM3941 family protein, with protein sequence MTSNINIPRNKKSFNKLLLLIPLTFIPVVRVAIKNTETNIIISILLFLYCILMILFFINALKKTNKTSPALIINNDGLIDNISLANAGLITWNEITNFEVLKSGGSPHLFIFVKNPEKFIKNKPWFTKGMVTQMNKDKGSPIAIDLNQIDINPKELLETLSKFK encoded by the coding sequence ATGACATCAAACATAAACATCCCCAGAAACAAAAAATCTTTTAATAAATTATTACTACTTATTCCATTAACATTTATACCTGTAGTAAGAGTTGCAATCAAGAATACAGAAACAAATATTATTATATCAATTTTACTTTTTCTTTATTGTATATTAATGATTTTATTCTTCATAAATGCTTTAAAAAAAACCAACAAAACATCACCAGCTTTGATAATTAACAATGATGGATTAATAGACAATATTAGCCTTGCTAATGCTGGTCTAATTACATGGAATGAAATAACAAATTTTGAAGTTTTAAAAAGTGGTGGCTCTCCACATCTATTCATATTTGTCAAAAATCCTGAAAAATTCATTAAAAACAAACCTTGGTTTACAAAAGGGATGGTAACTCAAATGAATAAAGACAAAGGTAGCCCAATAGCCATAGACTTAAATCAAATTGATATTAATCCAAAAGAGCTTCTCGAAACATTATCTAAGTTTAAATAA
- the can gene encoding carbonate dehydratase, translated as MSDFYKKILENNKKWVEDQLAIDKDYFKDLSKGQTPPLLWIGCSDSRVPANEIIGAKPGEVFVHRNIANMVVHSDMNMLSVLDYAVNVLKVTHVIVCGHYGCGGVKAAMGNTSYGVIDNWIRHIKDIFRFNKEKLTPIENEEERFNKFVELNVKEQVLNLAKTSIVQTAWKNGQELYLHGWVYGLNSGYVTDLEVNFSKNEDLHELYQLDI; from the coding sequence ATGAGTGATTTTTATAAAAAAATATTAGAAAATAATAAAAAGTGGGTAGAGGATCAATTGGCTATTGATAAAGATTATTTCAAAGATTTATCAAAAGGTCAAACCCCACCTCTTTTATGGATTGGTTGTTCGGACAGCCGTGTTCCAGCAAATGAAATAATTGGAGCTAAACCGGGAGAAGTTTTTGTACATCGCAATATTGCCAACATGGTAGTGCATAGTGACATGAATATGTTGAGCGTTTTAGATTATGCTGTAAATGTTCTAAAAGTTACACATGTTATCGTTTGCGGACATTATGGCTGTGGAGGTGTTAAAGCAGCTATGGGAAATACTTCTTATGGAGTAATTGACAATTGGATTCGTCATATAAAAGATATTTTTAGATTCAATAAAGAAAAATTAACACCTATTGAAAACGAAGAAGAACGTTTTAATAAATTCGTAGAATTGAATGTTAAAGAACAAGTTCTAAATTTGGCTAAAACATCTATCGTACAAACAGCTTGGAAAAACGGGCAAGAGTTGTATTTACACGGATGGGTTTACGGATTAAATTCTGGTTATGTAACAGATTTAGAAGTAAATTTTTCTAAAAACGAAGATTTACACGAACTATATCAGTTAGATATTTAA
- a CDS encoding carbonic anhydrase family protein, translating to MRTLNKELQSQITPKKALEILKEGNHRFVNNLKLHRDLLEQVNATSEGQWPFATILSCIDSRTSAELIFDQGLGDVFSIRIAGNVVNTDILGSMEFACKVAGSKLIVVLGHTKCGAVKGACDHVEMGNLTELLSKLQPAVYEEQQTKQERSSKNPEFVENVAQINVKRTVKSILQRSHILAEMIENGEIGIIGAMYNVETGDVEFYNDTEFVK from the coding sequence ATGAGAACTTTAAATAAAGAATTACAATCACAAATAACTCCAAAAAAAGCTTTAGAAATCTTAAAAGAAGGAAATCATCGCTTTGTTAATAATCTAAAATTACACAGGGATTTATTAGAGCAAGTGAATGCAACAAGTGAAGGGCAGTGGCCATTTGCTACAATTTTAAGCTGTATTGATAGCCGTACATCAGCAGAATTAATTTTCGATCAGGGATTAGGAGATGTTTTTTCAATTCGTATTGCCGGAAATGTTGTAAATACAGATATCTTAGGAAGTATGGAATTTGCTTGTAAAGTGGCAGGTTCTAAATTAATTGTGGTTTTAGGACATACAAAATGTGGAGCTGTAAAAGGAGCTTGTGATCATGTAGAAATGGGTAACTTAACAGAACTTTTATCTAAATTACAACCTGCTGTTTATGAAGAACAACAAACAAAACAGGAGAGAAGTTCTAAAAATCCAGAATTTGTGGAAAATGTTGCTCAAATTAACGTGAAGAGAACTGTTAAATCTATATTGCAAAGAAGTCATATCTTGGCTGAGATGATAGAAAATGGTGAAATTGGTATCATCGGAGCGATGTATAATGTCGAAACTGGAGATGTTGAATTTTATAACGACACAGAATTTGTAAAATAG